The following coding sequences lie in one Silene latifolia isolate original U9 population chromosome 5, ASM4854445v1, whole genome shotgun sequence genomic window:
- the LOC141654970 gene encoding uncharacterized protein LOC141654970, with protein MALRNIIINHSLLKLKTYRQFSSSRIISKNLYKSSLPVLSTPWLMLPPDVKDGPNGPTDNYMNIIDKSIVKIDRPTIAHGSVPFNTMCVGSARGWVAFDCDSDGSLFLANPYITEASSRNLEAILPPDYGIFKEGLYFTLTGDPLSNNFSLIMEDRRDYKGHGVQIGNDNGWQKQSSPVNSISRVAYNRKVNTVYELHLEKSGNDLQISWWHPLEDDKYEKESLDLSVDPKMIEKYWELFMYSSNHDAEKYLVVTEENDPRLFLVIRPLAKDDEVGVLTKNIELFEIDLEGDGKIEWVESIGDQALFLGRNSEPFFISTRNCSGLKSNCVYVADDLGFYDLETKCIKPFLSLGDLANIHPNVYWVAPPSFA; from the coding sequence ATGGCTCTACGAAACATTATTATCAATCATTCTCTACTCAAATTAAAAACATATCGACAATTTTCATCATCAAGAATAATTTCAAAGAACTTGTACAAGTCATCATTGCCAGTATTATCAACACCATGGCTAATGCTTCCTCCTGATGTTAAAGACGGTCCGAATGGTCCAACTGATAACTACATGAATATAATTGACAAATCAATTGTCAAGATCGACCGTCCGACGATAGCACATGGGAGCGTGCCATTCAACACAATGTGCGTGGGGTCGGCCAGAGGCTGGGTTGCATTCGATTGTGATTCTGATGGTAGTCTATTCCTTGCTAACCCGTACATTACTGAAGCGAGCTCTCGCAATTTAGAGGCAATACTACCTCCCGATTATGGAATATTTAAAGAAGGGTTATATTTTACTCTGACTGGTGATCCACTGTCAAACAACTTTTCACTTATAATGGAAGATAGGCGAGATTATAAGGGCCATGGTGTTCAGATTGGTAACGACAATGGATGGCAGAAACAATCAAGCCCAGTAAATTCAATATCTCGAGTGGCGTACAACAGGAAGGTGAACACTGTGTACGAATTACACTTGGAGAAATCCGGGAACGATCTCCAAATTAGCTGGTGGCATCCTTTGGAGGATGATAAATATGAGAAAGAGAGTCTGGATTTATCTGTGGACCCGAAAATGATAGAAAAATATTGGGAGTTATTTATGTATTCATCTAACCACGATGCCGAGAAATACCTGGTGGTAACCGAAGAAAATGATCCACGTCTGTTCCTGGTCATTAGGCCTTTAGCTAAAGACGATGAGGTTGGAGTCTTGACTAAAAATATTGAACTGTTTGAGATTGATTTAGAGGGCGACGGGAAGATAGAATGGGTAGAGTCCATAGGCGATCAGGCGCTTTTCTTAGGAAGAAATAGTGAGCCGTTTTTCATCTCAACTCGCAACTGTTCAGGGCTCAAGTCAAATTGTGTGTATGTTGCGGATGATCTTGGTTTCTATGATTTGGAAACGAAATGTATAAAACCATTTCTTTCACTTGGGGATCTTGCCAACATTCATCCTAATGTTTATTGGGTTGCTCCTCCCTCTTTTGCTTGA